The following coding sequences lie in one Hippopotamus amphibius kiboko isolate mHipAmp2 chromosome 7, mHipAmp2.hap2, whole genome shotgun sequence genomic window:
- the RNASEH1 gene encoding ribonuclease H1 isoform X1: MTALLGVAHRVALAAVRGRGCRGLAMFYAVKRGRKAGVFPTWDECRAQVDRFPAARYKKFATEEEAWAFVRSSASPSGSEGQKNKHVQESQVKANKRLREPVDEGEAENTEPCAKHVKQNTEPLPSVSKNTFSYMGDSVVVYTDGCCSSNGRRRARAGIGVYWGPGHPLNVGIRLPGRQTNQRAEIHAACKAIEQAKTQNINKLVLYTDSMFTINGITNWVRGWKKNGWKTSTGKEVINKEDFVELERLVQGMDIKWMHVPGHSGFIGNEEADRLAREGAKQPED, translated from the exons ATGACCGCGCTCCTGGGCGTAGCGCACAGAGTGGCTCTGGCCGCCGTGCGCGGCCGCGGCTGTCGCGGGCTCGCCATGTTCTATGCCGTGAAGAGGGGCCGCAAGGCCGGGGTCTTCCCGACCTG GGATGAATGCAGAGCACAGGTGGACCGGTTTCCTGCGGCCAGATATAAGAAGTTTGCCACAGAAGAGGAAGCCTGGGCCTTTGTCAGAAGCTCTGCAAGCCCCAGCGGTTCTGAAG ggcagaaaaataaacatgtacaggAATCACAAGTGAAAGCAAACAAGCGACTTCGTGAGCCCGTGGATGAGGGTGAAGCTGAGAACACAGAGCCCTGCGCAAAGCACGTGAAACAGAACACAGAACCGCTGCCTTCAGTTAGCAAAAACACGTTTTCTTATATGG GGGACTCTGTCGTCGTCTACACAGATGGCTGCTGCTCCAGTAACGGGCGCAGGAGGGCTCGAGCAGGAATCGGTGTTTACTGGGGGCCAGGCCATCCTTT AAATGTAGGAATTAGACTTCCTGGGAGACAGACAAACCAAAGAGCAGAGATTCAT GCAGCCTGCAAAGCCATCGAACAGGCGAAGACTCAGAACATCAATAAGTTGGTTCTCTACACAGACAGTATGTTTACTATTAATG GCATCACTAACTGGGTGCGAGGCTGGAAGAAGAACGGGTGGAAGACGAGCACAGGGAAGGAGGTGATCAACAAAGAGGACTTCGTGGAGCTGGAGCGGCTCGTCCAGGGCATGGACATCAAGTGG ATGCACGTTCCTGGCCATTCGGGATTTATAGGCAATGAAGAAGCTGACAGATTAGCAAGAGAAGGCGCGAAGCAACCGGAAGACTGA
- the RNASEH1 gene encoding ribonuclease H1 isoform X2 gives MTALLGVAHRVALAAVRGRGCRGLAMFYAVKRGRKAGVFPTWDECRAQVDRFPAARYKKFATEEEAWAFVRSSASPSGSEGQKNKHVQESQVKANKRLREPVDEGEAENTEPCAKHVKQNTEPLPSVSKNTFSYMDGCCSSNGRRRARAGIGVYWGPGHPLNVGIRLPGRQTNQRAEIHAACKAIEQAKTQNINKLVLYTDSMFTINGITNWVRGWKKNGWKTSTGKEVINKEDFVELERLVQGMDIKWMHVPGHSGFIGNEEADRLAREGAKQPED, from the exons ATGACCGCGCTCCTGGGCGTAGCGCACAGAGTGGCTCTGGCCGCCGTGCGCGGCCGCGGCTGTCGCGGGCTCGCCATGTTCTATGCCGTGAAGAGGGGCCGCAAGGCCGGGGTCTTCCCGACCTG GGATGAATGCAGAGCACAGGTGGACCGGTTTCCTGCGGCCAGATATAAGAAGTTTGCCACAGAAGAGGAAGCCTGGGCCTTTGTCAGAAGCTCTGCAAGCCCCAGCGGTTCTGAAG ggcagaaaaataaacatgtacaggAATCACAAGTGAAAGCAAACAAGCGACTTCGTGAGCCCGTGGATGAGGGTGAAGCTGAGAACACAGAGCCCTGCGCAAAGCACGTGAAACAGAACACAGAACCGCTGCCTTCAGTTAGCAAAAACACGTTTTCTTATATGG ATGGCTGCTGCTCCAGTAACGGGCGCAGGAGGGCTCGAGCAGGAATCGGTGTTTACTGGGGGCCAGGCCATCCTTT AAATGTAGGAATTAGACTTCCTGGGAGACAGACAAACCAAAGAGCAGAGATTCAT GCAGCCTGCAAAGCCATCGAACAGGCGAAGACTCAGAACATCAATAAGTTGGTTCTCTACACAGACAGTATGTTTACTATTAATG GCATCACTAACTGGGTGCGAGGCTGGAAGAAGAACGGGTGGAAGACGAGCACAGGGAAGGAGGTGATCAACAAAGAGGACTTCGTGGAGCTGGAGCGGCTCGTCCAGGGCATGGACATCAAGTGG ATGCACGTTCCTGGCCATTCGGGATTTATAGGCAATGAAGAAGCTGACAGATTAGCAAGAGAAGGCGCGAAGCAACCGGAAGACTGA